In Candidatus Schekmanbacteria bacterium, the genomic window CTGTCATATACTCTGAATCATCACTTGCAAGAAATACTGCTACTTTACCAATGTCTTCGGGTTGTCCAATTCGTCCTTTTGGAAGGCGTCCTGTTGAAATCATTATTTCTGCAATATCAGTCATTCCCATTTTGCCTTCACTCCTCAAGTTATTATCTATGCTTTCAAGCATTGGAGTTTGAATCATTCCGGGACATATGCAATTTACATTTATTCCAAATTGTCCAAGGTCTGCCGCAGCACAGAAAGTAAAGATATTGACCGCCGCTTTTGAAGAAGCGTATGCAGAACAGCGGGTGGGAGGATTTTTAGAAGTAATTGATGAGATATTGATTATTTTCCCTTTTATTTTTTTATCAATCATTATTTTAGAAACGGCTTTTGTCATTAAGAAAACCCCTTTAATATTTACAGAAAATATTTTGTCCCATGACGCTTCAGACATTTCATAAACAGCTTCAGGTTTTTCTTCAATTCCTGCATTGTTCACAAGTATATCGATTTTACCTTCTTTGTTTAAAATTTCTTTGGTAACCCGTTCAATATCTTCTTTTTTGCTCACATCTCCCTGAATAGCGAATGCTTTCCCTTGATCAGAATTTAGCTCATTGACTGTATCCTCCAATTTTTCAAGGCGTCTTCCCATAACATAAACAATAGCTCCTTCATCGCAAAAACATTTTGCTATACCTTTGCCTATTCCTGTGCCTCCACCTGTAATCAATGCAACTCGATTTTTTAATTTTTTACACATGGCTAATCCTCTCAATCAAATTTATCCCCTGTGAAAAAAAGACACACTAAATTTCGTATGGTATTATTATTTTAAGATATTTTTTCAAGAAAGAGGGTATTTTTTCAAGATCATCTCAGTAAAAAATAGTCTATTTGATGAATCTTTTTGAGACAAAAATGATAGATAGACCGCATAAGAAGAGAAGGGATGTGGACGGCTCCGGCACTGGAAAAGTAGTTGACCCGAATCCAAATGAGGCATCAGAGCCCCATTCGAATACTACATTATGTGAAGCTATGTAGGACAAAGTGCTATCTGCATTTGACATAAGTGAAAGGTCAATTCCACCAATGTCTAACTTTACGATAATAGAATTATTTATAGCCCCCAATCCTCCCAATG contains:
- a CDS encoding SDR family oxidoreductase translates to MCKKLKNRVALITGGGTGIGKGIAKCFCDEGAIVYVMGRRLEKLEDTVNELNSDQGKAFAIQGDVSKKEDIERVTKEILNKEGKIDILVNNAGIEEKPEAVYEMSEASWDKIFSVNIKGVFLMTKAVSKIMIDKKIKGKIINISSITSKNPPTRCSAYASSKAAVNIFTFCAAADLGQFGINVNCICPGMIQTPMLESIDNNLRSEGKMGMTDIAEIMISTGRLPKGRIGQPEDIGKVAVFLASDDSEYMTGQVLNVCGGITSH